The following are encoded in a window of Staphylospora marina genomic DNA:
- the hisC gene encoding histidinol-phosphate transaminase, producing the protein MKPKSTVQGLPVYQPGKPLEEVKRELGLEHVIKLASNENPFGCSDRVWPALSEVRDSFHLYPEGLAPELREKLAEHLEVDPLRLIFGNGSDEIVQMIGRAYLEPGAESVMAEITFPRYETHTRIEGATAVKIPLKDGTHDLEAMLAAVNEKTRVVWICNPNNPTGTIVGRDELTAFLDQLPEHVLVVIDEAYHEYVTDPSYPDTVSLLDYDPRIVILRTFSKIYGLAAFRVGYGIAHPDVIRELNRVREPFNVNRLAQKAALAALEDQSFVWYCRNQNRRGIDLITKKLDEWGLPYYPAHGNFILLETGIHSSEVFEDLLHQGVIVRAGHLLGHPNHIRVTVGTEEQNVRFLEALESCLKRKKRLS; encoded by the coding sequence ATGAAGCCGAAATCAACCGTGCAAGGCTTGCCTGTCTATCAGCCGGGAAAACCCCTGGAAGAAGTAAAACGGGAACTGGGACTCGAACATGTCATCAAACTGGCGTCCAACGAAAACCCGTTCGGCTGTTCCGACCGGGTGTGGCCGGCGCTTTCCGAAGTCAGGGACTCTTTTCATCTGTATCCGGAAGGACTGGCGCCGGAACTCAGGGAGAAACTGGCCGAACACCTGGAAGTGGATCCGCTTCGCCTCATCTTCGGCAACGGATCGGACGAAATCGTGCAAATGATCGGGCGGGCCTATCTGGAGCCCGGTGCGGAATCCGTCATGGCGGAAATCACCTTTCCGCGGTATGAGACTCACACGCGCATCGAAGGAGCCACCGCGGTCAAGATTCCCCTGAAAGACGGAACGCATGATTTGGAAGCGATGCTGGCTGCGGTGAACGAGAAAACCCGTGTGGTGTGGATCTGCAACCCCAACAATCCGACCGGAACCATTGTCGGAAGGGACGAACTCACCGCTTTTTTGGACCAATTGCCCGAACATGTTCTGGTGGTCATCGACGAAGCGTATCACGAATACGTGACGGATCCGTCTTATCCCGACACGGTGTCCCTGCTGGACTATGATCCGCGGATCGTGATTTTGCGGACCTTTTCCAAGATATACGGTTTGGCCGCGTTCCGCGTGGGATACGGCATTGCCCATCCGGACGTGATCCGGGAGCTGAACCGGGTACGGGAACCGTTCAACGTCAACCGTCTCGCCCAGAAAGCGGCGTTGGCCGCGCTGGAAGACCAGTCGTTCGTGTGGTACTGCCGCAATCAGAATCGCCGGGGAATCGATCTGATCACCAAAAAACTGGATGAATGGGGACTTCCTTATTACCCGGCCCACGGAAACTTCATCCTGCTGGAAACCGGCATCCACTCCTCCGAAGTGTTTGAAGACCTGCTTCATCAGGGAGTCATCGTTCGCGCCGGGCATCTGCTCGGTCATCCGAACCACATCCGGGTCACCGTGGGCACGGAGGAGCAAAACGTGCGATTCCTGGAGGCTCTCGAATCCTGCCTGAAAAGAAAAAAACGGCTTTCCTGA
- a CDS encoding phosphoribosylanthranilate isomerase → MKSIHVKLCGFRRPEEVREAAALEVDRIGFILARGRRRSVEPEVFPDLVREAGPDRSVGVLVDPAMEEIGTWLDRATWKTVQLCGGESPDFCRRVKETFGLSVIKVFHVCQCGKQPAFPLDAYASSVDAFLLDAFAPEGGGGGKTFDWNLIPPVLDRCRRLGKPLWVAGGLTASNVGKLLGRIRPDGVDVSGGIERNGKKCPETMKRFLKEVRSHEDT, encoded by the coding sequence ATGAAGAGCATCCATGTGAAATTGTGCGGATTTCGCAGGCCGGAAGAGGTGCGGGAAGCGGCCGCTCTTGAGGTGGACCGGATCGGATTCATTTTGGCCCGGGGCCGTCGCAGAAGCGTCGAACCGGAAGTGTTTCCGGATCTGGTACGGGAGGCGGGCCCGGACCGGTCCGTCGGGGTGCTGGTGGATCCCGCAATGGAGGAGATCGGAACTTGGCTGGACCGTGCAACATGGAAAACGGTTCAACTGTGCGGAGGGGAGTCTCCCGACTTCTGCCGGCGGGTGAAAGAAACGTTCGGGCTCTCCGTCATCAAGGTGTTTCATGTGTGCCAATGCGGGAAACAGCCCGCGTTTCCGCTGGATGCATATGCCTCTTCCGTGGATGCTTTTTTGCTGGACGCCTTCGCGCCGGAGGGAGGTGGTGGAGGGAAGACGTTTGACTGGAACCTCATCCCTCCCGTTCTGGACCGGTGCAGACGCTTGGGAAAACCACTGTGGGTGGCCGGCGGATTGACGGCGAGCAATGTCGGAAAGCTGCTTGGCCGGATCCGGCCTGACGGGGTGGACGTCTCCGGCGGAATCGAAAGAAACGGCAAAAAATGCCCCGAAACCATGAAGCGGTTCCTGAAAGAGGTGAGAAGCCATGAAGACACTTGA
- the aroA gene encoding 3-phosphoshikimate 1-carboxyvinyltransferase, with the protein MLIVNRPRPFDLVLAVPGDKSVSHRAVMLGALAEGTSEIEGFLPGDDCLSTVRCFRQMGVEIEQVTETVLKVTGQGPEGLREPGDVLDVGNSGTTLRLLLGILAGLPFFSTVTGDASIRRRPMGRVVEPLRKMGAFIDGRNGGRLAPIAVRGGQLRGIEHESPVASAQVKSCLLLAGLFADGETVIREPARSRDHTERMLTAFGAEVETEERGVRIRGGQRLQATKVTVPGDISSAAFLWAAALMVPGSRVTVKNVGLNPTRTGILDVFRLMGAEVTVEEIKEYGGEPVGTVTVSGGRGLAGAEIGGGLIPRLIDELPVLAVLATQAEGTTVIRDAEELRVKETDRIETLAGELRKLGARVETTADGMIIEGPVTLRGGSVSGHGDHRLAMALSVAGLASRDPVSVSRTEAIRVSYPGFEQALAWMMDG; encoded by the coding sequence ATGTTGATCGTGAACCGCCCGAGGCCGTTTGATCTGGTGCTGGCGGTTCCCGGGGACAAATCGGTCTCTCACCGGGCGGTGATGTTGGGAGCGTTGGCGGAAGGAACGAGCGAAATCGAAGGCTTTTTGCCGGGAGACGATTGCTTGTCCACCGTTCGCTGTTTCCGTCAGATGGGAGTGGAGATCGAGCAGGTGACGGAAACGGTGCTCAAAGTGACCGGACAGGGGCCGGAAGGGTTGCGTGAACCGGGCGATGTGCTGGATGTGGGAAATTCGGGCACCACGTTGAGACTGCTCCTCGGCATTTTGGCGGGCTTGCCGTTTTTCTCCACGGTAACGGGGGACGCATCGATCCGCAGAAGACCGATGGGACGCGTGGTGGAACCGCTGCGGAAAATGGGCGCATTCATTGACGGAAGAAACGGCGGTCGGCTCGCGCCCATCGCGGTGCGCGGAGGGCAGCTTCGCGGGATTGAACACGAAAGCCCCGTGGCGAGCGCTCAGGTGAAATCCTGTCTGCTATTGGCCGGTCTTTTTGCCGACGGGGAAACGGTGATCCGGGAACCGGCCCGTTCCCGTGACCACACCGAACGGATGCTGACGGCGTTCGGTGCGGAGGTGGAAACGGAAGAGCGGGGCGTGCGGATTCGCGGAGGTCAGCGGCTGCAAGCAACGAAGGTGACGGTTCCCGGTGACATTTCCTCGGCGGCTTTTCTCTGGGCCGCAGCCTTGATGGTTCCGGGCAGCCGCGTCACGGTCAAAAACGTGGGCCTCAATCCCACGCGAACCGGGATTCTCGATGTGTTTCGTCTCATGGGAGCCGAAGTGACCGTGGAAGAAATCAAGGAGTACGGCGGAGAACCCGTGGGCACCGTCACCGTTTCCGGCGGAAGAGGTCTTGCGGGAGCGGAAATCGGCGGAGGCCTGATCCCGAGGTTGATCGATGAATTGCCGGTGCTCGCCGTGCTTGCCACCCAAGCCGAGGGAACCACGGTGATCCGAGACGCGGAGGAGCTCCGGGTCAAGGAAACGGACCGCATTGAGACGCTGGCCGGGGAACTTCGCAAATTGGGGGCGAGGGTGGAAACCACCGCCGATGGCATGATCATCGAAGGGCCCGTCACGTTGCGTGGAGGGTCGGTATCCGGGCACGGAGATCACCGGCTGGCGATGGCCCTTTCCGTTGCCGGTTTGGCATCCCGGGATCCCGTCAGCGTGTCGCGGACGGAGGCGATCCGGGTGTCATACCCCGGGTTCGAACAAGCGTTGGCATGGATGATGGACGGATGA
- the trpC gene encoding indole-3-glycerol phosphate synthase TrpC — translation MYLERILEGKREEIRRLRQVYRGEYFRKRVISFEPARSLRKAVERHVGMPLIAEIKPASPSKGTIRKDVLPEVRAVQYREGGAAAVSVLTERQFFHGAPEWLMRVRRVVELPVLRKDFILDPVQLVESRWLGADAVLLIASILEPGELRSLVHQARELGLETLVEIHEEGELPAALAAGPDLIGINNRDLSTFETDLSVTERLLPLVPPGIPVIGESGIASPDDVVRLRRAGVSGVLVGECLMRQEDPVTAVRELIGAGVDCAG, via the coding sequence TTGTATCTTGAGCGAATATTGGAAGGAAAGCGGGAAGAAATCAGGCGGCTTCGTCAGGTGTACCGCGGTGAATATTTCAGAAAGCGGGTGATTTCGTTTGAACCTGCCCGATCGTTGCGAAAAGCGGTGGAGCGGCATGTCGGGATGCCCCTCATCGCGGAGATCAAGCCTGCATCTCCTTCGAAGGGAACGATCCGCAAAGACGTCCTCCCCGAAGTTCGGGCCGTACAGTACCGGGAAGGCGGAGCCGCCGCCGTCTCCGTGCTGACAGAACGTCAATTCTTCCACGGGGCACCGGAATGGCTGATGCGCGTCAGGCGGGTGGTGGAACTTCCCGTTTTGCGCAAGGATTTCATTCTCGATCCGGTGCAACTGGTGGAAAGCCGTTGGCTGGGAGCCGATGCGGTGCTGCTGATCGCATCCATCCTGGAACCCGGGGAACTTCGCAGCCTGGTGCATCAAGCCCGCGAACTCGGACTGGAAACGTTGGTGGAAATTCATGAAGAGGGGGAGTTGCCCGCCGCGCTGGCCGCCGGGCCGGACCTGATCGGCATCAACAACCGGGATCTGTCCACGTTTGAGACGGACTTGTCCGTCACGGAACGCCTTCTTCCGCTGGTCCCGCCGGGCATCCCGGTGATCGGTGAGAGCGGCATTGCGTCTCCCGATGATGTGGTCCGCCTGAGGAGAGCCGGAGTCAGCGGGGTTTTGGTCGGAGAATGTCTGATGCGCCAAGAAGATCCCGTGACGGCCGTCCGGGAGTTGATCGGTGCGGGAGTGGATTGTGCCGGATGA
- the aroC gene encoding chorismate synthase, whose translation MRYMTAGESHGPQLTVIIEGLPAGLVFEKEKIDHQLVRRQKGYGRGRRMQIERDGVQILSGVRFGRTTGAPVTLVIENRDFSHWKKVMSVNPIPEEAEKRRISRPRPGHADLNGAIKYGHRDMRDVLERSSARETAARVAAGAVARLILEECGIGLAGHVVRIGEIGAKPVQGLTLDQIRERSEASPVRCLDPEAERLMMERIDRAKVEGDSLGGIVETIVEGVPVGLGSHVHWDRKLDARIARAVVSINAFKGVEFGMGFEMASRPGSEVHDEIIWSPETGYSRRTNRMGGFEGGMTTGMPIVVRGVMKPIPTLYKPLMSVDIDTRRPFAASIERSDSCAVPAASVVMEHVVAWEVAVALMEKFPADTMEELTDHVRRYRERVREF comes from the coding sequence ATGAGATATATGACCGCGGGCGAGTCACACGGTCCGCAGCTGACAGTGATCATCGAAGGATTGCCGGCCGGCCTGGTGTTTGAAAAGGAGAAGATTGATCATCAGCTCGTGCGGCGGCAGAAAGGATACGGTCGGGGGCGCCGGATGCAGATTGAACGGGACGGGGTGCAGATTTTGTCCGGTGTCCGGTTCGGCCGGACGACCGGTGCACCGGTGACACTGGTGATCGAGAACCGGGATTTCAGTCATTGGAAAAAGGTGATGAGTGTCAACCCGATTCCGGAAGAAGCGGAAAAGCGGCGGATTTCCCGGCCGCGACCGGGTCATGCCGATTTGAACGGTGCGATCAAGTACGGGCATCGTGACATGCGGGATGTGCTGGAACGATCCAGCGCACGGGAGACGGCGGCCCGGGTGGCGGCAGGTGCGGTGGCCCGGCTGATCCTGGAGGAGTGCGGAATCGGATTGGCGGGACACGTCGTGCGCATCGGAGAGATCGGGGCCAAGCCGGTGCAGGGGTTGACGCTGGATCAGATTCGCGAGCGATCGGAAGCATCACCGGTTCGCTGTCTGGACCCGGAAGCGGAGCGGCTGATGATGGAGCGCATCGACCGGGCCAAGGTGGAAGGGGATTCGCTCGGTGGCATCGTGGAGACGATCGTGGAAGGGGTGCCGGTGGGATTGGGCAGTCACGTTCACTGGGATCGGAAGCTGGATGCACGAATCGCCCGCGCGGTGGTCAGCATCAACGCGTTCAAGGGGGTGGAATTCGGCATGGGATTTGAGATGGCTTCCCGTCCCGGCTCCGAGGTGCACGATGAAATCATCTGGTCCCCGGAAACCGGGTATTCCCGCCGGACCAACCGAATGGGTGGATTCGAGGGCGGAATGACCACCGGCATGCCGATCGTCGTGCGCGGAGTGATGAAGCCGATTCCCACCCTGTACAAACCGCTGATGAGCGTGGACATCGACACCCGCCGGCCGTTTGCGGCCAGCATCGAACGATCCGACAGTTGTGCGGTGCCGGCAGCCTCCGTGGTGATGGAGCATGTGGTGGCATGGGAAGTGGCCGTCGCGCTCATGGAGAAATTTCCCGCAGACACGATGGAAGAGCTGACGGATCACGTTCGCCGGTATCGCGAGCGGGTCAGGGAGTTTTGA
- a CDS encoding anthranilate synthase component I family protein, producing the protein MRAVLSPEEVFRLSRRFSCIPVMIETDAAEETPIRLYARMSRKHGSFLLIKQRFAWIADDPVRCMRSHRGSWFLRDGQGRILPVTDPDPFVWLKKELERNRFPRLSGCPPLAGGMAGWIGFGSVRFLEPNRPVTRHPNEDPDICLMRFDRMSVMDQKRGKLWFTEVLKIPDGIGKSEMFALYGQAVQRLMTWAGELLSRPVRLSEPAFDMEFPVRETDVCGWTEETDPHAFHESVRQVKERIASGDVFQVVLSRSWSRPRMADPLDVLRVLERINPSPYLFLMETEEESLVGASPETLVRVTDGRAEVHPIAGTRPRGSTPAEDERLAAELSGDEKERAEHVMLVDLARNDLGKVAVSGTVRVSSRMKVERYSRVMHLVSRVEAGLKEGHTAVEAFRACFPAGTVSGAPKVKALEWIARLEPSPRGWYAGAGVLFGGNGDMDSWILIRTARFAKEKVTVRTGAGIVADSEPEREAEETENKAAALFRAIRLAEMTAVGEGSP; encoded by the coding sequence TTGAGAGCCGTTTTGTCGCCGGAAGAAGTGTTCCGGCTTTCCCGCCGGTTTTCATGCATTCCCGTCATGATTGAAACGGATGCCGCCGAGGAAACGCCGATTCGGCTGTATGCCCGGATGAGCCGAAAGCACGGATCGTTTCTGTTGATCAAGCAGCGGTTTGCCTGGATCGCGGACGATCCCGTCCGGTGTATGCGCAGCCATCGGGGGAGCTGGTTTCTCCGCGATGGGCAAGGGCGGATCCTCCCGGTGACGGACCCGGATCCGTTTGTTTGGTTGAAAAAAGAGTTGGAGCGAAACCGGTTTCCCCGATTGTCCGGATGCCCGCCGCTGGCGGGGGGGATGGCCGGCTGGATCGGCTTCGGATCGGTTCGGTTTTTGGAGCCGAACCGTCCGGTAACCCGTCATCCGAACGAGGATCCGGACATCTGCCTGATGCGGTTTGATCGAATGTCGGTCATGGACCAAAAACGCGGCAAGTTGTGGTTCACGGAAGTGCTGAAGATTCCGGACGGAATCGGAAAATCGGAAATGTTCGCCCTGTACGGGCAGGCCGTTCAGAGGTTGATGACCTGGGCCGGGGAGTTGCTTTCCCGTCCGGTGAGGTTGTCCGAGCCGGCGTTTGACATGGAATTTCCCGTGCGGGAAACGGATGTTTGCGGATGGACCGAAGAGACCGACCCACACGCCTTCCATGAGTCGGTAAGGCAGGTGAAGGAACGGATCGCGTCCGGCGACGTGTTTCAGGTGGTGCTTTCCCGAAGCTGGTCACGCCCGCGGATGGCGGACCCTTTGGATGTGTTGAGAGTGTTGGAGAGGATCAATCCGTCGCCTTACCTGTTTTTGATGGAAACGGAAGAAGAGTCATTGGTGGGCGCTTCTCCGGAAACGCTGGTCCGTGTCACGGACGGCCGGGCGGAGGTGCATCCCATCGCCGGAACCCGCCCCCGGGGATCGACACCTGCGGAGGATGAACGTCTCGCCGCGGAATTGTCGGGCGACGAAAAGGAACGCGCCGAACATGTGATGCTGGTGGATTTGGCGCGGAACGATCTCGGCAAGGTGGCGGTGTCCGGCACGGTGCGGGTGTCCTCCCGGATGAAGGTGGAACGGTATTCCCGTGTGATGCATCTCGTGTCCCGGGTTGAGGCCGGTCTGAAAGAGGGGCATACGGCAGTCGAGGCGTTCCGTGCGTGTTTTCCCGCCGGAACCGTGTCCGGAGCTCCGAAGGTGAAGGCGTTGGAATGGATCGCCCGGCTGGAGCCGTCGCCGCGCGGTTGGTACGCCGGTGCCGGCGTGCTGTTCGGCGGAAACGGGGATATGGATTCCTGGATTTTGATCCGAACGGCACGGTTTGCAAAAGAGAAGGTGACGGTCCGGACGGGAGCGGGCATCGTGGCCGATTCCGAACCGGAACGGGAAGCGGAAGAGACGGAAAACAAGGCAGCCGCATTGTTTCGGGCAATCCGTCTGGCCGAGATGACTGCGGTGGGGGAGGGAAGCCCATGA
- the trpB gene encoding tryptophan synthase subunit beta, translated as MKTLDEQMTEAAGKFGRFGGRFVPETLMSPLSEVERAFGDAIRDEEFMQKWSGLLRNFSGRPTPLTYAARLTEHAGGARIFLKREDLNHTGAHKINNALGQALLAKRMGKKKVLAETGAGQHGVASATAAALLGLACDVYMGEEDMCRQELNVFRMQLLGARVIPVTTGSRTLKDATNEALRAWSRQAETAYYLLGSAVGPHPYPRMVKTFQRVIGDEARAQLLEAEGRLPDHAVACVGGGSNAIGLFAAFLDDRSVSLHGVEAAGEGLHTGRHAAAVCQGRPGILHGMHSLFLQDETGLVKQAHSVSAGLDYPGVGPEHAFLHETGRVRYAAVTDREALHAVDLLCRLEGILPALESAHAVAEAVKIASRLPKDKVVLVCLSGRGDKDVGTIRDAWGGKAHASFEDVV; from the coding sequence ATGAAGACACTTGACGAGCAAATGACGGAAGCGGCGGGGAAGTTCGGCAGGTTTGGCGGAAGATTTGTTCCGGAAACGCTGATGAGTCCCCTGTCGGAAGTGGAAAGGGCGTTCGGGGATGCGATCCGGGACGAAGAATTCATGCAGAAATGGTCGGGACTGTTGAGGAACTTCAGCGGCCGGCCGACCCCTCTCACATACGCCGCACGTTTGACCGAACATGCGGGAGGCGCCCGCATCTTCCTCAAGCGGGAAGATCTCAATCACACCGGCGCACACAAGATCAACAATGCATTGGGCCAAGCGCTTCTGGCGAAACGGATGGGCAAGAAAAAGGTACTGGCCGAAACGGGAGCGGGGCAACACGGGGTTGCATCCGCCACCGCCGCCGCCCTGCTGGGGCTTGCATGTGACGTGTACATGGGAGAAGAAGACATGTGTCGGCAGGAACTGAACGTGTTCCGGATGCAGCTTTTGGGGGCCCGCGTGATTCCGGTGACGACGGGCAGCCGGACTCTGAAGGATGCCACCAATGAGGCGCTCAGGGCGTGGTCCCGTCAAGCGGAAACGGCCTATTATCTCCTCGGATCCGCGGTGGGGCCCCATCCGTATCCGCGGATGGTGAAAACGTTTCAACGGGTGATCGGTGACGAGGCGAGGGCGCAGCTTTTGGAGGCGGAAGGCCGTTTGCCGGATCATGCCGTTGCCTGCGTGGGGGGAGGAAGCAACGCGATCGGGCTGTTTGCCGCGTTTCTGGATGATCGGTCCGTTTCACTGCACGGGGTGGAAGCGGCCGGAGAAGGACTTCATACCGGACGTCACGCGGCGGCGGTGTGTCAGGGGAGACCGGGAATCCTGCACGGCATGCACAGTTTGTTTTTGCAGGATGAGACGGGTTTGGTAAAACAGGCCCATTCCGTTTCCGCCGGACTTGATTATCCGGGCGTGGGGCCGGAGCATGCGTTTCTTCACGAGACGGGGAGGGTGCGCTATGCGGCGGTGACGGACAGGGAAGCGCTGCATGCCGTGGATCTCCTTTGCAGGCTGGAGGGAATCCTGCCGGCCCTCGAATCGGCACATGCGGTGGCTGAAGCTGTGAAGATCGCTTCCCGCTTGCCGAAGGACAAGGTGGTGCTGGTATGTCTGTCCGGTCGGGGAGACAAGGATGTGGGTACCATCCGGGATGCATGGGGAGGGAAGGCGCATGCATCGTTTGAAGACGTCGTTTGA
- the trpA gene encoding tryptophan synthase subunit alpha has product MHRLKTSFEKPGSRVIPFLMAGDPDPGTTLELMRLLAEEGVTAIELGVPFSDPVADGPVIQAASGRALDRGVRLPDVFRLGRSFRESDPDTPLILFSYANPIYCHGVERAAEESAACGFDGWIIPDVPVEESGPWKKAAESRGLALIPLVAPTSSERIRRIVAEASGFVYCVSSLGTTGVRSRFDDRLERTVAAVKDTVPLPVAVGFGVSGREQSRRIREFADAVVIGSALVKRIHDARFLLSEGSKRREAMEAIRAFVREVKSE; this is encoded by the coding sequence ATGCATCGTTTGAAGACGTCGTTTGAAAAACCCGGAAGCCGGGTCATCCCGTTTTTGATGGCGGGGGATCCGGATCCGGGCACCACGCTGGAATTGATGCGGCTGCTCGCGGAAGAGGGGGTGACCGCCATTGAACTGGGGGTTCCGTTTTCCGATCCGGTGGCGGACGGCCCCGTGATCCAGGCCGCATCCGGACGTGCGCTTGACCGGGGCGTCCGGTTGCCGGACGTGTTTCGGCTCGGGAGATCTTTTCGCGAAAGCGATCCCGACACTCCGCTCATTCTCTTCTCCTATGCCAATCCGATCTATTGTCACGGTGTGGAGCGGGCGGCGGAGGAATCGGCCGCTTGCGGCTTTGACGGATGGATCATTCCCGATGTGCCTGTGGAAGAGAGCGGACCTTGGAAAAAGGCGGCGGAAAGTCGGGGGTTGGCCCTGATCCCCCTTGTGGCTCCCACGTCGTCGGAGCGGATTCGCCGCATCGTCGCGGAAGCATCCGGGTTTGTATACTGTGTGTCTTCCCTCGGAACGACCGGTGTCAGGTCCCGGTTTGACGACCGTCTGGAGCGGACGGTGGCGGCGGTGAAAGACACGGTGCCCTTGCCGGTGGCGGTCGGGTTCGGGGTTTCCGGGAGAGAACAAAGCCGGCGGATCCGGGAGTTTGCCGACGCGGTGGTGATAGGAAGCGCGCTCGTCAAGCGAATCCACGATGCTCGGTTTCTTCTGTCCGAAGGTTCGAAGCGACGGGAAGCCATGGAGGCGATTCGGGCATTTGTCAGAGAAGTCAAATCAGAGTAA
- the trpD gene encoding anthranilate phosphoribosyltransferase, whose product MSDRLLEKVLNGMDLTREEAGRLMERMIDGGLTSAKTASWLTALRMKGESVEELAGFAEVLRQRAVRVHLTDPDAVDTCGTGGDGGRTFNISTAAAIVAASAGVTVAKHGNRAVSGKTGSADVLEALGVEIPQHEKLAERMLRKTGIAFLHAPLYHRALKRVGPIRRELGFRTVFNLLGPLVNPAGVKRQLVGVFHPRLTSVLARVLGELGAHRAMVVSGFDGLDEITVTGPSLVSEWRDGRVYTYEVSPEDVGLSRWRPEEIRADSPRESAHMILKVLGGESGAPRDAVLLNAGAVLMMADRASTLEEGVRLAADAVDSGRALRRLENWARISREVRHIVS is encoded by the coding sequence ATGAGTGACCGTTTGCTTGAGAAGGTGCTGAACGGGATGGATTTGACCCGGGAGGAAGCCGGGAGGCTGATGGAGAGGATGATCGACGGAGGGTTGACTTCCGCCAAAACGGCCTCCTGGTTGACCGCCTTGCGGATGAAAGGGGAATCGGTCGAAGAACTCGCCGGTTTCGCCGAAGTGCTTCGTCAACGGGCCGTACGCGTGCATTTGACGGATCCGGATGCGGTGGATACCTGCGGCACGGGAGGTGACGGTGGGCGAACGTTCAACATTTCCACGGCAGCCGCCATCGTTGCCGCCTCGGCGGGAGTGACGGTCGCCAAACACGGAAACCGGGCCGTATCGGGGAAAACGGGGAGTGCGGATGTGTTGGAAGCCTTGGGCGTGGAGATTCCTCAACACGAAAAGCTGGCGGAACGGATGCTCCGGAAGACGGGCATCGCGTTCCTGCATGCCCCGCTTTACCACCGGGCGCTGAAACGAGTGGGGCCGATCCGGCGCGAACTGGGTTTCCGCACCGTGTTCAACCTGTTGGGGCCGTTGGTCAATCCGGCGGGGGTCAAACGGCAATTGGTGGGGGTGTTCCATCCCCGGCTGACTTCCGTGCTGGCCCGGGTGCTCGGAGAACTGGGGGCTCATCGGGCGATGGTGGTGAGCGGATTCGACGGGCTGGACGAGATCACCGTCACGGGCCCGAGCCTTGTCAGCGAGTGGAGGGACGGACGGGTGTACACCTATGAGGTGTCTCCGGAGGATGTCGGTCTTTCCCGTTGGCGGCCCGAAGAGATTCGTGCCGACAGTCCCCGGGAGAGTGCGCACATGATCTTGAAGGTGTTGGGCGGTGAATCCGGTGCACCGAGAGATGCCGTGCTTCTGAACGCCGGTGCCGTGCTGATGATGGCGGACAGGGCATCCACGCTGGAAGAAGGGGTCCGGTTGGCCGCGGATGCCGTCGATTCGGGACGGGCGCTGCGACGGCTGGAAAACTGGGCGAGGATTTCCCGGGAGGTGCGGCACATTGTATCTTGA
- the aroB gene encoding 3-dehydroquinate synthase, with protein sequence MKTLTIATTSRTYPLTVGSGVLQRLPELLEQVGVGTERRLMVVTDERVGPLYAEPVLKRLIRSGYRAGLSVIPSGEASKRLAVLESVIGECLRFGLDRRGVILALGGGVVGDLAGFAAAVYMRGIDFVQLPTTLLAHDSSVGGKTGVNHPMGKNLIGAFHQPLAVVYDVDTLRTLPKREVRSGLAEVIKHGLIRDQAFVTWLESFREPLLRLEPDAVTEAVWQGCRIKADVVAADERESGLRAILNYGHTIGHALEAVTHYGAYTHGEAVAIGMAGAARLGGKVLGTRDDVVRRTEELLLSYGLPVRHRWSGPDTELLSVMKRDKKSLDGGFAFVLTREIGRAELIRDVPEDAVREVLTQLREGT encoded by the coding sequence ATGAAGACGTTGACGATTGCCACGACGTCCCGCACCTATCCCCTGACGGTCGGAAGCGGGGTGTTGCAAAGGCTCCCGGAGTTGTTGGAGCAGGTCGGCGTGGGAACGGAACGTCGGTTGATGGTGGTGACGGATGAACGGGTGGGGCCGTTGTATGCCGAGCCCGTGTTGAAACGATTGATCCGTTCCGGTTACCGTGCGGGCCTGTCGGTCATTCCGTCCGGAGAGGCAAGCAAACGACTGGCCGTGCTGGAATCGGTCATCGGGGAGTGCCTGCGGTTCGGTCTGGACCGGCGCGGTGTCATTCTCGCTCTTGGAGGAGGAGTGGTGGGGGATTTGGCCGGTTTTGCCGCGGCGGTGTACATGCGGGGCATCGATTTCGTGCAGCTCCCCACCACGCTTCTCGCCCATGACAGCAGCGTGGGCGGAAAAACGGGCGTCAACCATCCGATGGGCAAAAACCTGATCGGCGCGTTTCATCAGCCGCTGGCCGTGGTGTATGACGTGGACACTTTGCGGACGCTTCCAAAGCGGGAAGTTCGTTCCGGGCTGGCCGAAGTGATCAAGCATGGACTGATTCGGGATCAGGCGTTTGTCACCTGGCTGGAGTCATTCAGGGAACCGCTTCTTCGACTGGAACCGGACGCGGTGACGGAAGCCGTCTGGCAGGGGTGCCGGATCAAGGCGGACGTGGTTGCCGCCGATGAACGGGAATCGGGTCTTCGAGCCATCCTCAATTACGGGCACACGATCGGTCATGCCTTGGAAGCGGTGACGCATTACGGGGCGTACACCCATGGGGAGGCCGTTGCCATCGGCATGGCGGGGGCGGCGAGACTCGGCGGAAAGGTGCTGGGAACCCGTGATGACGTGGTTCGCCGGACGGAAGAGCTGCTTCTCTCGTACGGCTTGCCTGTTCGCCATCGATGGAGCGGACCGGACACGGAACTGCTTTCGGTGATGAAGCGGGACAAGAAATCGCTGGACGGCGGTTTCGCCTTTGTGCTCACCCGGGAAATCGGGAGGGCGGAGCTGATTCGGGACGTCCCGGAAGATGCGGTTCGCGAAGTGCTGACGCAACTCCGGGAAGGGACTTGA